Proteins found in one Nitratiruptor sp. SB155-2 genomic segment:
- a CDS encoding type VII toxin-antitoxin system HepT family RNase toxin, with protein sequence MGIDLQNISERIYKIRENLKFLEEYKERCHEAMQSKIIGDALLYNLYLLSDRVLRLAEVVCRYKNAGYPDSYSGFIYRLGDIGVLEKEFAYKFAAIAKFRNFLAHQYEEVDKKRVCEAMKENLDDVKIFLEQIEHKIGV encoded by the coding sequence ATGGGTATTGATCTGCAAAATATTAGTGAACGAATCTATAAAATCAGAGAAAATCTGAAATTTTTAGAAGAGTATAAAGAGAGATGTCATGAAGCAATGCAAAGTAAAATTATAGGTGATGCTTTGTTGTATAATCTCTATTTACTAAGTGATAGAGTATTGCGATTGGCTGAAGTAGTATGCAGATATAAAAATGCTGGATATCCAGATAGTTACAGCGGTTTTATATATCGTCTTGGTGATATTGGCGTTCTTGAAAAGGAGTTCGCCTATAAATTTGCCGCTATTGCAAAATTTAGAAATTTTCTTGCTCATCAATATGAAGAGGTCGATAAAAAAAGAGTTTGTGAAGCGATGAAAGAAAATCTTGATGATGTGAAAATATTTCTTGAGCAAATAGAACACAAAATAGGAGTGTAG
- a CDS encoding DUF3108 domain-containing protein, which yields MRYFYTFLFCTVTLFAKTIDAEYKVTFGLFGTVGKVHAHYESNATDYKILIKAKAVGMAKLFSHKRVEEYGSEGTIGQNGLLQPKLFYRIKQTTKRRDYKRYIFDYQNRKIILYTDKNKYGKFHVKHKELLPYFTDNDVLTLYFNLQKNLKPNRLHYRFQAVGGSEQNGKIDVDILQGKAKSKIKNLLKVDGLYLAVKLYQKIFASKEGLLYIVLDKDGIAKRGLLKDVIFFGDVKGILTKKEVRE from the coding sequence ATGCGTTACTTTTATACCTTTCTTTTTTGCACTGTCACACTCTTTGCAAAAACAATCGATGCCGAATATAAAGTGACTTTTGGTCTGTTTGGAACTGTGGGAAAAGTGCATGCACATTATGAAAGCAATGCTACCGATTACAAGATTTTGATCAAGGCCAAAGCTGTTGGTATGGCCAAACTCTTTTCTCACAAAAGAGTAGAAGAGTATGGAAGTGAAGGAACTATTGGGCAAAATGGACTTCTTCAGCCAAAACTCTTCTATCGCATCAAACAGACAACCAAAAGAAGGGATTATAAACGGTATATATTTGATTACCAAAATAGAAAAATCATACTCTATACCGATAAAAATAAGTACGGCAAATTTCACGTTAAACATAAAGAGTTACTGCCTTATTTTACGGACAATGATGTACTGACACTCTATTTCAATTTGCAAAAGAATCTCAAGCCAAACAGACTTCACTATCGATTTCAGGCGGTAGGGGGTTCGGAGCAGAATGGGAAAATAGACGTCGATATCTTGCAGGGCAAAGCAAAAAGCAAAATAAAAAATCTTTTAAAGGTTGATGGTCTCTATCTTGCGGTGAAGCTTTATCAAAAAATATTTGCGAGTAAAGAGGGGCTTTTATATATAGTTCTAGACAAAGATGGCATCGCAAAAAGAGGGCTTTTAAAAGATGTAATCTTTTTTGGAGATGTTAAGGGAATTTTGACTAAAAAGGAGGTGCGTGAGTAG
- a CDS encoding DMT family transporter has protein sequence MSRIDKGVLYMLIASFLFAGMGVFAKLLSHTLPSLEVVFFRNVFGVLLIGASLLHKPMKHEGGRPWLLFFRGFIGFLALLMFFYDIAHIPLGEAMTYSKTSPIWTAIFAFIFLHEVLSGRQWMAVFLGFFGIVFITDPFHTPFDKYDLLGILSGIGAALAYTSVRELKRYYDTRAIVLSFMGVGTIGPVVLMLLAPYIESQELDFMFASFVMPKGVLWIQIVAMGLLATFAQIFMTKAYGVTKAGIVGAVSYSNIAFSILFGLLFLGDPIPSPIKILGIIFIVISGILVARK, from the coding sequence GTGAGTAGAATAGACAAAGGTGTTTTGTATATGCTCATCGCCTCTTTTTTGTTTGCGGGGATGGGGGTCTTTGCAAAGCTTCTAAGCCACACTCTTCCAAGTCTTGAAGTGGTTTTTTTCAGGAACGTATTTGGTGTGTTATTGATCGGTGCCTCGCTGCTTCATAAGCCGATGAAGCATGAAGGCGGGAGACCATGGCTGCTTTTTTTTCGTGGATTTATCGGTTTTTTGGCGCTTTTGATGTTTTTTTACGATATTGCCCATATCCCTTTGGGAGAGGCTATGACATATTCCAAAACCTCTCCAATCTGGACGGCTATTTTTGCATTTATTTTTTTGCATGAAGTGCTCAGTGGCCGTCAATGGATGGCAGTTTTTTTAGGCTTTTTTGGCATTGTTTTCATTACCGACCCTTTCCATACACCTTTTGACAAATATGATCTTTTGGGAATCTTGAGTGGTATTGGCGCGGCTTTGGCGTATACGAGCGTACGCGAACTCAAACGCTACTATGACACACGGGCTATTGTTCTTTCTTTTATGGGGGTCGGAACGATCGGTCCTGTAGTATTGATGCTGCTGGCTCCGTATATTGAGAGTCAAGAACTCGATTTTATGTTTGCTTCATTCGTGATGCCAAAAGGAGTGCTTTGGATCCAGATCGTTGCAATGGGCCTTTTGGCAACTTTTGCACAAATTTTCATGACCAAAGCGTATGGGGTAACAAAAGCCGGTATCGTTGGAGCGGTGAGTTACAGCAACATCGCTTTTTCAATCCTGTTTGGCCTGTTGTTTTTAGGGGATCCTATACCGAGTCCGATCAAGATTTTGGGTATAATCTTTATAGTTATCAGTGGAATACTTGTTGCAAGGAAATAG
- a CDS encoding type VII toxin-antitoxin system MntA family adenylyltransferase antitoxin — translation MFDKSTIVEKLKSYFSTKQEIKFAYLFGSVASDKAFSLSDIDIAVMCSKKCNVMELMAQLSYLLKFDEVEVVDLSQTHNLRLIKEIIQKGIVVKDSPTREEWELQKYHQALDFINHTKVIYGY, via the coding sequence ATGTTTGATAAGAGTACAATTGTAGAAAAATTGAAAAGCTATTTTTCGACAAAGCAAGAAATCAAATTTGCATACCTTTTTGGATCTGTTGCTAGCGATAAAGCATTTTCATTGAGTGATATAGATATTGCCGTGATGTGTTCAAAAAAGTGTAATGTCATGGAACTCATGGCGCAATTGAGTTATCTTTTGAAGTTCGATGAGGTCGAAGTTGTGGATTTGTCACAAACACATAATCTTAGATTGATCAAAGAGATTATTCAAAAAGGGATAGTAGTGAAAGATAGTCCAACAAGAGAAGAGTGGGAACTGCAAAAATATCACCAGGCTCTCGATTTTATCAATCATACGAAAGTGATTTATGGGTATTGA
- the kdsA gene encoding 3-deoxy-8-phosphooctulonate synthase → MILIAGPCVIESQEQLEIIASDLKRYHKSDEIDFYFKASFDKANRTSLDSYRGPGLEKGLEMLAKIKEDFGYKILTDVHESYQVEAVAEVADVIQIPAFLCRQTDLLVAAATTERIVNIKKGQFMHPEDMKYSVLKVLKTRGVETADYETSQKAGVWLTERGTSFGYRNLVVDMRSLVIMREFAPVIFDATHAVQMPGGAGGKSSGNKEFVAPLSRAVAAVGVDGFFFETHYDPSCALSDGPNMVTPSELEAIVDDIFKIERALHV, encoded by the coding sequence ATGATTTTAATAGCGGGACCGTGCGTTATAGAGAGTCAAGAGCAACTCGAAATTATCGCATCCGATCTGAAGCGATACCATAAGTCTGACGAAATCGATTTTTATTTTAAAGCCAGTTTTGACAAGGCTAACAGAACAAGTCTTGATAGTTACAGAGGTCCTGGTCTTGAAAAAGGCCTTGAAATGCTGGCCAAAATCAAAGAGGATTTTGGATACAAGATCCTCACAGATGTCCATGAGAGCTATCAGGTTGAAGCAGTTGCTGAGGTGGCTGACGTTATCCAGATTCCAGCTTTCTTGTGCCGTCAAACGGATCTATTGGTGGCTGCAGCGACAACAGAAAGAATCGTCAATATCAAAAAGGGGCAGTTCATGCACCCTGAAGATATGAAATACAGCGTCTTGAAAGTCCTTAAAACAAGAGGGGTAGAAACTGCTGATTATGAAACGAGCCAAAAAGCAGGCGTATGGTTGACTGAGAGAGGAACGAGTTTTGGATATAGAAATTTGGTGGTAGATATGCGAAGTTTGGTCATCATGAGAGAGTTCGCTCCAGTGATTTTCGATGCGACCCACGCTGTGCAGATGCCAGGAGGGGCAGGTGGCAAAAGTAGCGGTAACAAAGAGTTTGTCGCTCCACTTTCCCGAGCAGTAGCTGCAGTGGGCGTAGATGGATTTTTCTTTGAGACCCATTACGATCCAAGCTGTGCTTTAAGTGATGGACCGAATATGGTAACGCCAAGTGAGCTTGAAGCAATAGTAGATGATATTTTCAAAATAGAAAGAGCATTGCATGTTTGA
- a CDS encoding Uma2 family endonuclease encodes MEARKLENYTYQDYLEIDKTTKERVELIFGRIYMMAGASAKHQDVVLNIAITLKNESQCKPRVAPYDLKLQCSFDPNVESVNVVQPDVMLFCEDEKLPCAIFEVLSPSTASKDKTDKLALYECAGIKEYFIVEPEYKVVERFVLEGKKYQFDGNYTEDMQMPVACIGKEIEVSAFFEGVE; translated from the coding sequence ATGGAAGCCAGAAAGCTTGAAAACTATACCTATCAAGACTATTTGGAGATTGACAAAACTACAAAAGAGCGAGTTGAGCTTATCTTTGGCCGCATCTATATGATGGCAGGAGCCAGTGCAAAGCACCAGGATGTTGTATTGAATATAGCTATAACTCTTAAAAATGAGAGCCAATGTAAGCCAAGAGTTGCACCATACGATTTGAAGCTCCAATGCAGCTTTGATCCGAATGTAGAATCAGTGAATGTAGTGCAGCCCGATGTGATGCTCTTTTGTGAAGATGAGAAGCTTCCATGCGCGATTTTTGAGGTATTGAGTCCATCAACCGCATCCAAAGATAAAACTGACAAACTTGCTTTGTATGAATGTGCCGGGATAAAAGAGTATTTTATTGTTGAGCCCGAGTATAAAGTGGTGGAGCGGTTTGTTTTGGAAGGGAAAAAGTATCAATTTGACGGAAACTATACAGAAGATATGCAAATGCCGGTTGCGTGTATTGGCAAAGAGATAGAAGTGAGCGCTTTTTTTGAAGGAGTGGAATGA
- a CDS encoding dehypoxanthine futalosine cyclase — MRLGKREALDLIKNADLIELGQMALAKKRELHPKKITTFIVDRNINYTNICWVDCDFCAFYRKPKDEDAYILSYDEIDQKIEELLEIGGTQILFQGGVHPKLKIDYYEDLVEHIHKKYPQITIHGFSAVEISYIAKVSRLSFKEVLQRLKAKGLSSIPGAGAEILSDRVREIISPKKLSSQEWLDIHQAAHEVGMKTTATMMYGTVESDEEIVEHWEKIRNLQDETGGFRAFIMWSFQPYNTALQKNGIVTHKTSSNRYLRLLAVSRLFLDNFKNIQSSWVTQGSYIGQLALLYGANDLGSTMMEENVVKAAGAQNRMNQEEMIRLIKDVGEIPAKRNTAYEILEVYE, encoded by the coding sequence ATGAGACTGGGCAAACGTGAGGCGTTGGATCTCATCAAAAATGCTGATTTGATTGAGCTAGGGCAGATGGCTTTGGCCAAAAAGAGAGAACTTCATCCAAAAAAAATCACAACATTTATCGTGGATCGAAATATCAATTATACCAATATCTGTTGGGTGGATTGCGATTTTTGCGCCTTTTACAGAAAGCCAAAAGATGAGGATGCATATATTTTAAGCTATGATGAGATTGACCAAAAGATAGAAGAGCTTTTGGAGATTGGCGGAACGCAGATTCTCTTTCAAGGAGGCGTCCATCCAAAACTCAAAATCGATTATTATGAAGATCTGGTTGAGCATATTCACAAAAAATACCCACAAATTACCATTCATGGATTTAGTGCAGTGGAGATTAGCTACATTGCCAAAGTAAGCAGGCTCAGTTTCAAAGAGGTTTTGCAGCGTCTCAAGGCAAAGGGACTCAGTTCCATTCCTGGAGCAGGGGCTGAAATATTGAGCGATCGTGTCAGAGAGATTATCAGTCCCAAAAAACTCTCCAGCCAAGAGTGGCTCGATATCCACCAAGCGGCTCATGAAGTGGGGATGAAGACAACTGCTACGATGATGTATGGAACAGTTGAGAGTGATGAAGAGATAGTTGAACACTGGGAGAAGATTCGAAACCTACAAGATGAGACTGGCGGTTTTCGTGCCTTTATCATGTGGAGTTTCCAGCCATACAATACAGCGCTGCAAAAAAATGGCATTGTAACGCATAAAACAAGTTCAAACCGTTATCTTCGTCTTTTGGCAGTCAGTAGACTCTTTTTGGATAATTTTAAAAATATTCAATCATCCTGGGTAACGCAAGGAAGTTACATCGGTCAGCTGGCACTGCTCTATGGAGCCAATGACCTGGGTTCGACCATGATGGAAGAGAATGTGGTTAAAGCTGCAGGTGCGCAAAATCGGATGAACCAGGAAGAGATGATACGGCTAATCAAAGATGTAGGGGAGATTCCAGCAAAAAGAAATACGGCCTACGAGATTTTGGAGGTCTATGAATGA
- the ribH gene encoding 6,7-dimethyl-8-ribityllumazine synthase: MRIIEGKLRLDGSEKVAIIASRFNHIITDRLVEGAKDAFLRHGGNEENLDLVLVPGAFELPFALDKALSAQKYNGVCCLGAIIRGSTPHFDYVAAEATKGIANTTLKYQKPVTFGVLTTDTIEQAIERAGSKAGNKGFEAMTGLIELIDLYKGL; the protein is encoded by the coding sequence ATGCGAATCATAGAAGGAAAACTAAGACTTGATGGCAGTGAAAAAGTTGCGATTATCGCCAGTAGATTCAATCATATTATTACCGACAGACTTGTTGAAGGGGCAAAAGATGCCTTTTTGCGCCATGGTGGCAATGAAGAGAACTTGGATCTTGTTTTGGTTCCAGGCGCTTTCGAGCTTCCATTTGCATTGGATAAGGCACTTTCAGCACAAAAATATAACGGAGTTTGCTGTTTGGGAGCGATTATCAGAGGTTCAACGCCACACTTTGACTACGTAGCGGCGGAAGCAACGAAAGGAATCGCAAACACGACGCTTAAATACCAAAAACCGGTGACGTTTGGTGTCTTGACCACCGATACGATCGAGCAGGCCATTGAGCGAGCCGGAAGTAAGGCCGGAAACAAAGGGTTTGAAGCAATGACAGGTCTTATCGAGCTTATTGATCTATATAAAGGGCTGTAA
- the raiA gene encoding ribosome hibernation-promoting factor, HPF/YfiA family translates to MDYLHIYGKNFDLTDPIKTYIQDAADSLMKLNLDITGINATVSADERNGKKGFTFEFDIHVAKKGNVVITQKDKDVYAAIDLALARAKKVLRRYADKIKNHKNISLEEIMAAPMIEEEIQEALNYTDEIVPTPFDIDKPVTIEEAAEILKNSNKHFIVFEDKSGKTRVLYKRTDGKLGLY, encoded by the coding sequence ATACATTCAAGACGCAGCAGATTCATTGATGAAGCTCAATCTCGATATTACAGGCATCAATGCAACCGTTTCGGCTGATGAGCGAAACGGGAAAAAAGGCTTTACCTTTGAATTTGACATTCATGTGGCAAAAAAAGGGAATGTAGTCATCACGCAAAAAGACAAAGATGTCTACGCTGCTATCGATCTTGCTCTTGCGCGTGCAAAAAAGGTACTTCGACGATATGCAGACAAAATCAAAAACCACAAAAATATCTCCTTGGAAGAGATCATGGCAGCGCCTATGATTGAAGAAGAGATTCAAGAAGCGCTCAACTACACTGATGAAATCGTTCCGACTCCGTTTGATATCGATAAACCTGTTACCATCGAAGAAGCAGCTGAGATTTTGAAAAACTCCAACAAACATTTCATCGTTTTTGAGGACAAATCCGGAAAGACAAGAGTCCTTTATAAACGAACAGACGGAAAACTAGGTCTATACTAA
- a CDS encoding M16 family metallopeptidase, protein MSAELRYMEVNDVQLPVIFEKDTSLPIASMQIVFLKSGSIEDGDLPGLAKMSARMLSQGTKTLGNVGFAQKLENRALRFGVHAGTETLVMELSGLKEQLGYGLSLVQKLLSEPNLTEETLAKVKTNTLGYLARKKSDYDYIASVNLKKLLFEGTPLQNPSDGTEESVQKIQLADIEQFIQKHLVLKRVVIVAGGDIEFEKLQKDLQPLLKVLPTGDIEPLPFYDASDRQKEKIQHEKEIQQAYIYFGAPYHEKIDSKDLYISKVAMFILGSGGFGSRMMEEIRVKRGLAYSAYSLARINKSNSYFTGYLQTKLESADEAKELVKEVVKNFVKNGATQKELESAKKFILGSEPLRNETLSQRLSRAFGEFYAGKPLGSSQEDLEKIKNLDLKTLNTFIHNHPEIEKLSFSIVTK, encoded by the coding sequence ATGAGTGCAGAACTTCGTTATATGGAAGTAAATGATGTACAACTTCCTGTGATATTCGAAAAAGATACAAGTCTGCCGATAGCATCGATGCAGATTGTTTTTTTGAAAAGTGGAAGCATCGAAGATGGCGATTTGCCAGGCTTAGCTAAAATGAGTGCGAGGATGCTCTCACAAGGGACAAAAACACTTGGCAATGTTGGCTTCGCACAAAAGTTGGAAAATAGAGCCCTTCGATTTGGTGTCCATGCCGGCACAGAAACGCTTGTGATGGAACTGAGTGGCCTCAAAGAGCAGCTGGGGTATGGCTTGAGCTTGGTTCAAAAGCTTTTGAGTGAGCCAAATCTTACAGAAGAGACACTTGCGAAAGTCAAGACAAATACACTTGGCTATCTTGCACGAAAAAAGAGTGATTACGACTACATTGCCAGTGTCAATCTCAAAAAACTTCTTTTTGAGGGCACCCCTTTGCAAAATCCCAGTGACGGTACCGAAGAGAGTGTACAAAAGATACAATTAGCCGATATTGAGCAATTCATACAAAAACATCTTGTATTGAAGCGAGTGGTTATCGTTGCCGGTGGGGATATCGAGTTTGAAAAACTGCAAAAAGATCTGCAACCACTTTTGAAAGTGCTTCCAACGGGAGATATTGAGCCTTTGCCATTTTATGATGCAAGCGATAGACAAAAAGAGAAAATCCAGCATGAAAAAGAGATCCAACAAGCATATATCTATTTTGGAGCTCCATATCATGAAAAAATAGACAGCAAAGATCTCTACATAAGCAAAGTGGCGATGTTTATTTTGGGAAGCGGCGGATTTGGCAGTCGTATGATGGAAGAGATCCGTGTGAAAAGAGGTCTTGCATATTCGGCATACTCTTTGGCCAGGATCAACAAAAGCAACAGCTACTTTACAGGATATCTGCAAACCAAACTTGAAAGTGCCGATGAGGCAAAAGAACTTGTCAAAGAGGTTGTGAAAAATTTTGTCAAAAATGGTGCGACCCAAAAAGAGCTCGAGAGTGCAAAAAAGTTCATATTAGGAAGTGAGCCATTGCGCAATGAGACACTCTCACAAAGACTTTCAAGAGCTTTTGGCGAATTTTATGCAGGTAAACCTCTTGGAAGTTCTCAAGAAGATCTTGAAAAAATCAAAAATCTTGATCTTAAAACCCTTAATACCTTTATCCACAACCATCCAGAGATAGAAAAACTCAGCTTTTCCATCGTAACCAAATGA
- a CDS encoding Uma2 family endonuclease: MAALELLDRYTYDDYKKWEGRWELIDGIPYAMSPAPYPKHQRLLLKTAKELMDTMTCKECEVFIAPIDWRVSKDTVVQPDVAVFCEETQEQYFTKTPPVVVEILSEATAYKDLTTKFELYEKTGVHYYVVINPKREVAEAFYNKGKKFDLLGYFEKDGRVDMQWNGCRASIDFAKVFS, from the coding sequence ATGGCGGCATTGGAGCTTTTAGATAGATACACCTATGATGATTATAAAAAATGGGAAGGACGATGGGAACTGATTGATGGTATCCCTTACGCGATGAGTCCGGCGCCATATCCCAAACATCAACGGTTACTTCTTAAAACAGCAAAAGAGTTGATGGATACGATGACGTGTAAGGAATGTGAAGTTTTTATTGCTCCTATCGATTGGAGAGTAAGCAAAGATACTGTCGTGCAGCCCGATGTTGCCGTGTTTTGCGAAGAGACTCAAGAACAGTATTTCACGAAAACGCCACCGGTTGTAGTAGAAATACTCAGTGAAGCGACAGCATATAAAGATTTGACGACAAAATTTGAACTGTATGAAAAAACTGGTGTGCACTATTATGTGGTAATCAATCCAAAACGAGAAGTTGCAGAAGCGTTTTACAACAAAGGCAAAAAATTTGACCTTTTGGGATATTTTGAAAAGGATGGAAGAGTGGATATGCAGTGGAATGGATGCAGAGCCTCAATAGATTTTGCAAAGGTGTTTTCATGA
- the nusB gene encoding transcription antitermination factor NusB, with amino-acid sequence MATRHQAREAVIGLLYAYDLGNPEIKKFAEDILEEKKIRNKQREFALALFKGTVEHLDTIDEMIKKHLESWDMERVGHIERAILRLGVYELFYTDLDPAIVINEAVELAKKLGTDQSPKFINGVLDAIAKEVKNGSQKA; translated from the coding sequence ATGGCAACAAGACATCAGGCACGAGAAGCGGTTATAGGACTATTATATGCCTATGATCTTGGCAATCCCGAGATCAAAAAATTTGCCGAAGATATTTTAGAAGAAAAGAAAATTAGAAACAAACAAAGAGAGTTTGCTTTGGCTCTGTTTAAAGGGACTGTAGAGCATCTTGATACGATTGACGAGATGATAAAAAAGCATCTTGAGTCCTGGGATATGGAAAGAGTGGGGCATATAGAGCGAGCAATTTTACGCTTAGGAGTGTATGAACTTTTCTATACCGACCTTGATCCTGCGATCGTTATCAACGAAGCAGTGGAACTTGCCAAAAAGCTGGGGACAGACCAGAGTCCAAAATTTATCAACGGAGTTTTGGATGCAATCGCAAAAGAGGTGAAAAATGGAAGCCAGAAAGCTTGA
- the recG gene encoding ATP-dependent DNA helicase RecG, whose product MTIHEERLRKVGIYDAISFALYAPFSYRDYRLENLFDVTIHSWHKHPKFVKMIAYAHNRNQDIELIFFHTTSYHKQMFQSGNRLYIEGKAQKNYGKLQIIQPKKVANYKIGRIFPQYRIAIRGDIFEKLKEKYLTKENLLAEGLPEEIVKHLLKIHYPDPLFYEAWKQEGAITGKYLDALKYAESFSYMKNLRQKRVYQKSIAQYAQDPEPFLSTLPFDPTSDQKRAIYDIYEDLKKGVAARRVIVGDVGSGKSLVMFATAFMNYPNKTILMAPTTILADQLYHEAKKFLPNEMNIALVTSTNKDFDHNAHFFIGTHALLYTDLPKASVVMVDEQHRFGTNQRNLLKKMVECNKGSPHFFQFSATPIPRTKAMMQSALVDYSLIKEMPFQKKIITKVISRDSFKELLKHIKSEVEKRHQVLVVYPLVEESEKYGYKSLQEAKDFWMRYFDGVYVTHGKDKEKEEVLKEFRENGNILLATTVIEVGISLPRLSTIVIVGAENLGLATLHQLRGRVSRTGLKGYCFLYTNDAKNERLQKFASITNGFEIAELDLMYRKSGDIIHGREQSGKTFKWLHMALDKAIVEEAKKRLEELSSTS is encoded by the coding sequence ATGACCATACATGAAGAGCGACTCCGTAAAGTTGGCATCTATGATGCCATCTCTTTCGCTTTGTATGCCCCTTTTTCCTATCGTGACTATAGATTAGAAAATCTTTTTGATGTGACGATACACTCTTGGCATAAACATCCAAAGTTTGTAAAAATGATAGCGTATGCACATAATCGTAATCAAGACATTGAACTCATCTTTTTTCACACAACTTCCTATCATAAGCAGATGTTTCAGAGTGGAAACAGACTCTATATCGAAGGTAAAGCGCAAAAGAATTACGGAAAACTTCAAATCATCCAACCCAAAAAAGTGGCAAATTACAAAATAGGCAGGATTTTTCCTCAGTATCGGATTGCAATACGTGGTGATATCTTTGAAAAACTGAAAGAGAAGTATCTTACGAAAGAAAATCTTTTGGCTGAAGGACTTCCTGAAGAGATCGTGAAACATCTTTTAAAGATTCATTATCCAGACCCTCTATTTTATGAAGCATGGAAGCAAGAAGGGGCGATTACTGGAAAATATCTCGATGCTTTGAAATATGCCGAAAGTTTTTCGTATATGAAGAATCTCAGGCAAAAACGGGTTTATCAAAAAAGCATAGCGCAATATGCCCAAGATCCTGAACCTTTTTTATCTACTTTGCCATTTGATCCTACAAGTGATCAAAAAAGAGCCATTTATGATATCTATGAAGATTTGAAAAAAGGGGTGGCCGCTCGAAGAGTCATAGTGGGCGATGTAGGTAGTGGAAAGAGTCTTGTAATGTTTGCAACGGCTTTTATGAACTATCCAAACAAAACCATTCTTATGGCCCCTACAACCATTTTGGCCGATCAGCTCTACCATGAAGCCAAAAAGTTTTTACCAAACGAGATGAACATAGCATTAGTCACTTCAACGAATAAAGATTTTGATCACAATGCCCATTTTTTCATCGGCACTCACGCTCTTCTCTATACCGATTTGCCAAAAGCGAGTGTCGTCATGGTGGATGAACAGCATCGATTTGGCACAAATCAGAGAAATCTTTTAAAAAAGATGGTGGAATGCAATAAGGGATCACCACACTTTTTCCAGTTTTCTGCCACGCCTATTCCTCGAACAAAAGCGATGATGCAAAGTGCTTTGGTGGATTATTCTTTGATCAAAGAGATGCCTTTTCAAAAGAAAATCATAACAAAAGTGATTTCCAGAGACTCTTTTAAAGAGCTTTTGAAACATATAAAATCTGAAGTGGAAAAAAGGCATCAAGTACTTGTTGTCTATCCACTGGTGGAAGAGAGTGAAAAGTATGGGTATAAATCATTACAAGAGGCAAAAGATTTTTGGATGCGCTATTTCGATGGAGTTTATGTAACCCATGGAAAAGATAAAGAGAAAGAGGAGGTGCTGAAAGAATTTAGAGAAAACGGGAACATTCTTTTAGCGACAACAGTGATAGAGGTGGGGATATCCCTGCCAAGACTGAGTACCATAGTGATCGTTGGAGCTGAAAATCTTGGACTTGCGACGCTTCATCAGCTTCGTGGCCGTGTATCACGAACTGGACTCAAAGGCTACTGCTTTTTATACACAAACGATGCTAAGAATGAGAGGCTTCAAAAATTTGCTTCGATCACGAATGGTTTTGAGATTGCAGAACTTGATCTGATGTATCGAAAAAGCGGAGATATCATTCATGGACGCGAGCAGAGTGGAAAAACCTTCAAATGGCTCCATATGGCTTTGGATAAAGCGATAGTAGAAGAGGCGAAAAAGAGGCTGGAGGAGTTATCCTCCACCTCTTAG